AGAAAGTAACAATATAACAATATACTCAAGTTTAATTAACCTCAAAGTAAAACCTACTACTATATAATTCATTTACAGCATAGTAATCAAAACTCTGAAAAAGAGGATCTCCATATATATATTGAGCTAATAACTGTATAGAATAGTTCCCTTTTACATCAAGAACAGAATTGTCTAAGAGTACAGAGTTCTCTATGGTAGATACTTCATACACAGTACCATCTGGTTTTGTTACTTTTACTTGATAAAGAGAGATATTATTCAGAATATCCCAGGTAATAGACAATTTTCCATTCAAAGAAATATCCTGGCCATAGAGAGCATCATGTCCTGAATCATCCTGGATTAAAATAAAATCTAAGTCTTCTCCAAGATTTACAAAATCTATTTCTCTTGTTAAATCCTTATAAGCTCTACTTTCTACAGCTATACTATAGGTACCTGTAATAGGGCTACCTAAAAATGCAGTATAACACCCAATATCATAATCAAAATCCAATAGGTTCATCTGATTATATGGGGTTAATATGTACACTAAAGCACCATTTATAGCCTGCCCATTAACCCCTTCTAAATATACTTTTGCTTTAATTTCAGATGTAGTAGATACTTCTAAAACTGATCGAATCTTTAATGTTGGTTCATCGATTTTATCATCTAAATCGCAGCTAAGTAATATGACAAGAAATAGAGTTAAAAGCTTTTTCATTTAATCCTCTTAACGGTCTCTTCTAGATCAATACAAAATATTTTGCTTTCTCCATCTAATATCATATACTTATCTTGATATATGAAGTTGTGATTAAACTGGTTAGATCCTCCATATACATCAGAACTTTTGGCAACTAAAGTACCATCTTTAGCATCAAAAATATAAAAGTTCTTTTGGCTACCAACAAATAGATAGCCACCATATACTACTGGTCTAGCACCAAGAGTGAAATCTATAGACAAATCCCCCCATACTTGCTCTCCTGTATCCATGTTGACACATTGAACATTATCTCTCTGTATCGCAGAATACGAAAATGAACCATTAGTTGAGTAAAATAGGTTGTCTACAACAAAACCACCTGAATCATCCCCAGAACCAGGGCTAACCTCATATAATAATTCTCCTGTTGATTTATCTATTAATCCAAACCCCCTTATATCACTTAAAAATAGATTATCACCACGGTTATAGAAGTTATACTGTGCACCACCACCAAATAACTTGTCGACCTCAGTTTCCCATAAAATATCACCTTTTATTAGATCCAAAGCGTAGTATTTGGGTCTCCATTCATTATTAAAATCAGAAGCATTACTTCCAAAATAGGCTGTATCATCTTCTATATATATAGAACCTTCTATCGACTCTTTATAACTCAAGTCGTTTTCATGTAGTACTGTTATTGTCCCTATATTTTCATTACTACTATTGAGTTTTACATCATCTACAATATCAATAGAGACTAATCCTAATGGAATACCATCTGAGGTTTCACAATATCGCGTACCCCAATAAAGTGTAGTTCCTACTGAAAATATATAATAACCAGAATGCATAAACTGATTCTTCTCGTTATCTGGGTATCTGTTTACACCATCTAATGTTAAAAATATCCTCTTTTCTACTTCTCCTGTTGTTGGATTTAAGAGTAAAAGCTCTGGTAATGAACCATCAATAGCAATAATATGTCCCCCAACATAGAGTGGGCTATTATACATATCTATATTATCAGTTTTATCCCAAAGAAGTTCCCCGCTCTCCATAGAAAAAGCTATAAGGCCTTCCCTTGGGTTTCTCCTATACCCTATATTGTCAACCACCAAGATTTTATTTGAACTGGTAGTTCGTACATCCAATGTCCATTTTAATGGTATAGAGATATTCTTAATTTCTTCATCTTTTTTAAATATTTTATCTAATATGAGAGAACAAGAGCTTAATAATATTAGTAGTAATACAGGTAGAATAACTCTACCTGACATTTTAATAGTTTTAATCATTTCACAACAGTTCCACTAGTTTTATATATATTTTGATAAGACAGCCACTTTTCAATCTGTGAACCTTTATCAAAGGCTCCTTTCGAAAGACTGTAGTTATCTCCAATACCCCAAATCTCATCATCAGACATCTCTTGTAAATGGTTTACATTCTTTCTAACATAAAACTCTCCATTTTTCCCAATAGGGGTTCCCCCTAATCCAGTTAATGAACGTTTCTGATCAGACTCTAAAATAAAAGAGTCATTTGCTGTTGAACCGAATATATCACCTAAAATCTTCTCAGGATTTGCTACTAATCTTTTAGCTGTTCTACAAGCTTTTGCATTTCTAAAATAATTCCTACTGGTATTTGTCCAAAATATAGGTTTTGTTAGAACACCATAAGCTGTATGAAAAACATTACCTACATCAAAAGCTATACTTAACCCCGAAGAGACTTTTCTAGCTGTTTGTTGTCCCTTACTATCTAAGAACTCAATAGGATCGTTTTGAGTCCCAACAATAAACCCAATAGGAATACTACTATCGATTCTATTTTGAGGTACTACATAATTTTTTGTTACATATTTATACCCATAGGTCCAACTAAATGACACTTTTGGTACTCGAAACCATCCAACTTTTACATACTTTACTTTTCTAACAAGCTTTTTTTTATATTTAACTAGCTTTTTAAAACTTTTTTGAGCGAGTTTAGGGTTAACATAATTTTTAAAATAGTCAGAATTAGGGTTTAAATCTTTTATCCCTTCTTTATTAAAAATTTCACCCGTTTTTATATTATTTAACAAAGGGTCTTCAAAACCAAAAGCATCCATTATACCAAAGGCATTATTAGAGTTTAATCTTACAGGAGGTATAGAATATGGTCCTAATAATAATGCACTTAAACCACCAGATAAGTCCCCTACTACTTTATCAATTCTGCTCATTAGAACATTCTCTCCTACAACTAATGGAGAATACCCTTTAACCGGAGAACCTATAGTTATTAGAGCTTTTACATTTTTTTGGGCTTTATAAGCATACCCTAGTGCTCTCACTCCCCCTTGGCTGTGGGCTATAACAACTGTGTCTTTATTTAAATATTTATTATGAACATATTCAACTTGGCTTTCTATGGATGTCTCATCAGTTCTAGGTATTTCTCCTGTTACAGTATCAGGTTCACCTAGCTTACTCATAATCCCTTGGAAAAATATTATCTCTTCTGAAAATAACTGCGAAGATAAAACAATTATACTAATTATAAAAATTATTTTTTTCATATTATCACCTACCACTCTATTCTTAATAAGGATTCATCAACTGAGTTGATATCGATTTCGCTATATAATTGAATTTCTGTTTCTATATAATCTAGATCTGATGGATCTCCAATAACTGGAATGACTTCATATGCTAATCCACCTTCATTTTCTAAATCATCAATCTCTTCAAGGGACATTTCCTCAATATTTTCTTCAGATTCTATAATTGGTAAACCATAGTCTGATGCGTCGATACTTTTATTTAGGTCATATTTTGATTCAGTTATTTCTCCAATTTTTAACATTTCACCATCTACTTCCTGGTATACATATTCTGTCGTGGTAGTTAAATTTGTTCCATCTTCTAAAATTTCCTCTGATTCTGATCCAATCAATAGTTCATCAATTAAATCAAAAGTAAGCTTTAGATTATTTGATGGTATATTTACTAGCAGAGTATTGCTCTCTTCATCTACAGTTATATCTTTTGTTAAGTCATATAATTGAGTCTTAAAGTTTATAAAATTGGGTATTCTAGCCTGAATGAACATTTTATTCATACTGTCAAAAACCTCAAAACCCATTTCAGGTTCTAATAAATTTAATTCATACCTTTGTTCTAATTTATTGCTAGTTGACTGGAAAATAAATAGATCTCTTTCATTTGTAATACAACTTCGAGCAATACCATCTGAGAACATATCTGTGGGGTAATCTATTCGAGAATGAATAATTCCATCGATCTCTTTAACTGATAAACGGTACCTTTGTTCCTCTGTGATTCCACCAATTTCCCTGTTATTTCCTGAATAGACAGTGACATCAGCTGAAAAGCTTTTAATATCCTCTATAGATCCAGATTTAACTGCAATAGAGACAGGGTCTAATTGTTGGCCAATTGATGATTCTAAATTAGACAGACTAGTTTCTTGTTGACAAGACATTATTATAACAACACTTAACAACACATAACAACACATAACTTTTTTCATAATATTTCCTTTTTGTAATTTAGATAATATTAGATAATGTTTTATTTGTTTGCAAGCATTTTTTTATGACAGTGTTAAAAGTTTAAAAATGGCTGTTGAAAGTCTAATCGACTTTTGCAACAGCCCCTTTTTAGAATATAAAATCCAAGCCAATAGTAAGGGTATCATTATTGTCATACTGGCCAAATGTAGTTGTAGCCCCACCCTCTAATAGTAGGTACTGAGCATAGATTTTACTATTGTCATTTATACTATAAGTAGCCTTTGGTTTTGCCATAAAATCCCTATCAACAATACTGTATGAACCTGTAATTTCTAGAGAGAGCTTTTCATTTAGATATGAATCTGAAACTCTACCCATAATTGATAAAGTCCAATACTCATCCGAAGTACTATATTGTGGATCTAGTACTCCAATATTAGAACTACTTAAAATAACATCTCCCACACCTTGAAGAAGTATGTTCATATTGTTTATTGGAAGGTTTATATCAAATCCTAGAATATACTTTACAGAGTTGTTATTTACTGCAGGGTCACTTCCATCTAAGTCATTTGTTAGATTATATGCTAATTCTCCCTTTGTATTAAAAGAGCCTATTTGAGCTGCTATATCAAACCCTATTGTTTGAACCCTATTATAAATAAGATTAAGCCTTAAATTTTCAAGAACATCTGCTGGGTCTAAGGTAGGTTGCTTTAAGAACCCGTAGTAGTAGGTAAAACCTAAATCCATGTAGTTTAGACTTGTTGTAAATCTTGCTGCAACTTGGCTATCAATAAAATACTCTGCTTCATCAAAGTTAATAGTAGAAACTATCGTAGATGCAGCATTTTTAGACTGTTGATCTGCACTAGATTCAATAATACTTTGTGGAGTGTTATTTGGTAAAGATGCTGTAACTTGTTCTAAAATACTTGGATAAGCCATAAGATAAATAGTCTCTTCCATATTTTTTATATATGCTGGGGTCCAAGTTCCACTTAAAGGAATATTATCCCCTTGAAAGCTAGGAAGATAGGACACTTCTAAAAGAGAATTAACTCCTATTGGAACATTTACCTTTACCATCTGTTGGGAGATTTTACTATCTAAATAACTTGTCCCAAAGGGATCGGAGTAGTCTAAGGGATTTAAAAGGTCTACAGCGTGTATCCCATCAGCGTTACCCCAAATTGGTTTTAATAATCCTACCTCTAGATCAAACATAGAGTTATAATATCGAATATAGAGGGTATCTATAAATGTAAAAGCTCTATAGGGACTATTTTGTAGGGGGAAATCACAAAAGTCATTAAAATTTTCTAGCTTAACATCAAAGTTACCAATTATATCAAAGGATGAACTCTCCCCTGTTATATCTATATCCAGGTATGCAGCACCCCTCCACTCACCATCTATATATTGAGTATTAAAACCAGCTAAACCACCAGAGTTCACCATAATAAGTGAAGTCTCTTCCTCATCCATATTAAAATCATCTTCAAAAAAGAATGAGTCCTCCTGGGCAATAAGTATAAAAGAGATACTAAATAACAGAATTAAAAAATTAACTTTTTTCATACTATTTAACCCTTCCAGTTGTTAAAAACCTCTTTTCAAATAGAGCGGGATTTATTCTTTTATTAACTTCTACCTTCTTATTAATAATTACAGAGGATCTATCATTTAATAAGTTCGCCATTTTTGTACTACCAGGAATCCAAAACCCATCAATCTTCTCTAAATCTCTAATGGTAAGAACCTTATTTAACTCACCATCTTTATTATAGAGTTCAACCTTAATAGGTATTAAAATATCACTATCCTTTATAATCCACTGAACCCGTCTACCATACTGACTATCTGATAAATCCTTTGGAATAGACTCTACAACATAACATTCATAACCATCTAAACTCTCTTCTTTTAATAGTTTATGGTTATCGTCATCTATATCTCCTCCTGACATATCATCATAAGTAAATTCCGTACCCATAAATGCTGAATCCCCATCGGAAGCTGCAATTCTACGAACCTTTCCTAAAGCTGGCATAAAGATCCACTTATCATCCCCACTCTCATTCTCTTTTATTAAGAACCGAGTATCTTTAACAGAAGCTGGAGCCCGGAAAACCATTATCTGATTCGAAAGTTCATTTGAGTCTGAGTTTCCCCACATCTCAACTACTCTACTCTTTTCACTTCCATTTGCTTCTGTAATAATAAGCTCTACTAACATGTGGGTTGAGTCTGGACTCTTCTTCGTCTCCATCATCTCCATTACATCTAATCCTGTAACGGAATAAATTAAGCTAGTTGATAATAATAATCCTATTACTAATAATTTTTTCATAATCTCTCCTATTTTCTAATAAATTTTGGTTTAAAAATATTTAATAATCCAGGCATTATGGTCATAGAAGCTATAGATGCAATTAACATTGTTATTGCAATAAGCAGACCTAAATACATTAGTGGATAAAAGTTTGACTTTAATAATACAGAGAATCCTGCAGCAACAGAGACGGCATTAAAAATAATAGCCTTACCAGAAGACATTAAGGACTCTCTTGTTACCTCATTAACATCATCTAACTTCTGGGAATATTTATGATATGAGGCTAGAAAATGAATGGTATAATCGATTCCTATACCTATAGCTATACTTCCAACCATTGCTGTACTCATATCCAGTTTAATTCCTAAAAAGCCCATTAAACCGTAGTTAAATAGAACTGTAAAACCTAGAGGGACCATCCCAAACAGTCCAGCAAAGAGGGATTTATATGCTATGGAGAGAATAATAAAAACCATCAATAAAGATATTAAAACACTATTCATAGCTGATGTCGTAATTAATCTTGTAATACTATCCTCTGCTAAGGCTGTTCCGGCTAGTGATACATTGTATCCTTTAGGGAAGTACTCTTCTATATAGTTATTAATTACTGGAATTAACTCCCTTGTGAACATATTCCCATCATTATTCATCATAACTGTCATCTTAATATTCTCTGGAGAGAGAGGGTCATCATTTTTACCTACAAAACCTTCAAGTTTTCCAGTCATGGCATAATATTGGCTTAGTAGATTGGATAAGTCTAACATTTCATCATGACCATATTTAGCAGGATCA
Above is a genomic segment from Thiospirochaeta perfilievii containing:
- a CDS encoding PQQ-binding-like beta-propeller repeat protein, which produces MIKTIKMSGRVILPVLLLILLSSCSLILDKIFKKDEEIKNISIPLKWTLDVRTTSSNKILVVDNIGYRRNPREGLIAFSMESGELLWDKTDNIDMYNSPLYVGGHIIAIDGSLPELLLLNPTTGEVEKRIFLTLDGVNRYPDNEKNQFMHSGYYIFSVGTTLYWGTRYCETSDGIPLGLVSIDIVDDVKLNSSNENIGTITVLHENDLSYKESIEGSIYIEDDTAYFGSNASDFNNEWRPKYYALDLIKGDILWETEVDKLFGGGAQYNFYNRGDNLFLSDIRGFGLIDKSTGELLYEVSPGSGDDSGGFVVDNLFYSTNGSFSYSAIQRDNVQCVNMDTGEQVWGDLSIDFTLGARPVVYGGYLFVGSQKNFYIFDAKDGTLVAKSSDVYGGSNQFNHNFIYQDKYMILDGESKIFCIDLEETVKRIK
- a CDS encoding outer membrane lipoprotein-sorting protein, producing the protein MKKLLVIGLLLSTSLIYSVTGLDVMEMMETKKSPDSTHMLVELIITEANGSEKSRVVEMWGNSDSNELSNQIMVFRAPASVKDTRFLIKENESGDDKWIFMPALGKVRRIAASDGDSAFMGTEFTYDDMSGGDIDDDNHKLLKEESLDGYECYVVESIPKDLSDSQYGRRVQWIIKDSDILIPIKVELYNKDGELNKVLTIRDLEKIDGFWIPGSTKMANLLNDRSSVIINKKVEVNKRINPALFEKRFLTTGRVK